From the Candidatus Amarolinea dominans genome, one window contains:
- a CDS encoding SWIM zinc finger family protein, producing MSPRRASYREDNDHYFAPSRPLRADGIRAEHQTGAFAKSWWADRWIAALERLVDSGRLARGRAYARKGQVLEINIEPGKVSARVQGSRPTPYKITINIGQLTNQEWERVLTALAAQAIFTASLLNGEMPPDVETAFDAAKVSLFPQTQQDLTTKCSCPDAANPCKHLAAVFYLLGERFDQDPFLIFRLRGRTREEILGALRAGRQGYGAERQGHGAAAAIGAAAEKLTDGRPLEELIPTFWQEGAPLEHFTVSIAAPEVGAVLLKRLGAPPLGQDATEVSATLTRTYAIVTSQALDLAFGGEEEDEPATA from the coding sequence ATGAGTCCACGCCGCGCGTCCTACCGCGAGGACAACGATCACTACTTTGCGCCGTCGCGGCCATTACGGGCTGACGGCATCCGCGCTGAGCATCAAACGGGCGCGTTTGCCAAGAGTTGGTGGGCCGATCGCTGGATTGCTGCCCTGGAGCGCCTGGTGGACAGCGGCCGCCTGGCGCGCGGCCGCGCCTATGCGCGCAAGGGGCAAGTTCTGGAGATCAATATCGAGCCGGGCAAGGTGAGCGCCCGTGTGCAAGGCTCCAGACCAACTCCGTATAAGATCACCATCAACATTGGGCAGTTGACAAACCAGGAGTGGGAGCGCGTGCTGACGGCGCTGGCCGCACAAGCCATTTTTACGGCCAGCCTGCTCAACGGCGAGATGCCGCCCGATGTCGAGACCGCCTTCGACGCGGCCAAGGTCTCCCTCTTTCCCCAAACCCAGCAGGACCTGACCACCAAGTGCTCCTGCCCTGATGCGGCCAACCCGTGCAAACATCTGGCTGCGGTCTTCTATCTGCTCGGTGAGCGTTTCGACCAGGACCCCTTCCTCATCTTTCGCCTGCGCGGACGCACGCGCGAAGAGATCCTGGGTGCGCTGCGCGCCGGGAGACAAGGATATGGCGCCGAGCGACAAGGACATGGCGCTGCGGCCGCGATTGGCGCCGCGGCCGAAAAACTGACCGACGGGCGCCCACTGGAGGAACTCATTCCAACGTTTTGGCAAGAGGGTGCGCCGTTGGAGCATTTCACCGTGAGTATTGCTGCGCCTGAAGTCGGCGCTGTGCTGCTCAAACGCCTGGGCGCGCCACCGTTGGGCCAGGACGCCACCGAGGTGAGCGCCACGCTCACGCGCACCTACGCCATCGTCACCAGCCAAGCCCTCGATCTGGCCTTTGGCGGCGAGGAAGAAGATGAGCCTGCCACGGCATGA
- a CDS encoding IS982 family transposase — MSMSICTAELMLVTYCLVDDWYQRKGARLLGRTVGSKPEFSDSEVLTLMLAIDIFEFTSERRFVCFIRADHLALFPKLLTQSQYNRRARSLQYLLNELRKEWATELGVQFERHFLLDTTPVIAMGYRRDKSHSDFRGSAEYGYCAARRLKYFGYKLVMLTTLNGTPYAFELVPANTDEREAADEILDSLPPDSNVWSDKGFIGEEWQADWSRQGVHVWTTKRENQKVQNPREFDRLLNSVRERIEGAFDILKEGGRSVEHTLAHTVKGLCSRIIAKIAGGILRLYLRRFFAIDVLTYTVNA; from the coding sequence ATGTCCATGTCTATTTGCACGGCAGAGTTGATGCTTGTTACCTACTGTCTGGTCGACGACTGGTATCAGCGCAAAGGCGCACGTCTGCTAGGTCGCACCGTCGGGTCAAAGCCGGAATTCAGCGATAGTGAGGTGCTGACCCTGATGCTGGCGATTGACATTTTCGAGTTCACCAGCGAACGACGTTTTGTCTGCTTCATTCGGGCAGATCACTTGGCGTTGTTTCCCAAGTTGCTCACCCAGAGCCAGTACAATCGTCGTGCGCGCAGTCTGCAGTACTTGCTCAACGAGTTGCGCAAAGAGTGGGCGACCGAACTGGGGGTGCAGTTCGAGCGGCACTTTCTGCTCGACACCACACCCGTCATCGCCATGGGCTATCGGCGGGACAAGAGCCACAGTGACTTTCGCGGTTCAGCCGAGTACGGCTATTGTGCAGCCCGTCGGTTGAAGTACTTCGGCTACAAGTTGGTCATGTTGACCACACTCAATGGCACGCCCTATGCCTTTGAACTCGTGCCCGCCAACACCGATGAGCGCGAGGCTGCCGACGAAATCCTCGATTCACTCCCACCAGACAGCAACGTCTGGTCCGACAAAGGCTTCATCGGTGAAGAGTGGCAAGCCGACTGGTCTCGGCAAGGTGTCCATGTCTGGACGACCAAGCGCGAAAACCAAAAGGTCCAGAATCCCCGCGAATTCGACCGCCTGCTGAACAGCGTCCGTGAACGCATCGAAGGTGCTTTTGACATCTTGAAAGAAGGGGGGCGTTCGGTTGAGCATACGCTCGCCCATACCGTCAAGGGACTCTGCTCTCGCATTATTGCCAAGATCGCTGGTGGCATCCTTCGGTTGTACTTGCGCCGCTTCTTTGCCATTGATGTCCTGACCTACACCGTCAACGCATAG
- a CDS encoding RHS repeat-associated core domain-containing protein, with product MASYGYDEAGSGASLGRRTRADAYLADGSLSNRATWAYDLRGRTTRETRVINGSGGGTFITEWGYDAADRQRWLKYPGTPTVEQVNTDYTARGLVNRVFASGTDYVQDTTYDEAGRVIQRRLGSLPILETSFWYYGWADVNGRGRVGSIDTRKLSVPMGEIQSLHYWYDVVGNVSRMSYQTPDPEAPIGRGYQYDALNRLTRVNLMSPGTPYLLESYAYAESGNLVARYPEGAPGYDYGYGAQAADCPEGALAKAHAVVAAVTLTYGPTTYCYDQNGNLRRQIIGGEKVFWFDYDAENHLTEISGDDAATFVYDADGQRVKASFGSAPNITIVAYAGNHFEQRTVGSVVSTVKTYFAGGVRVAMRTQTGASDVLHWLMSDALGSTTTATGANGELVASTFYEAWGESIPVVGDLPTARRFTGQTHDPVIAGIYYYGARYYDPALGRFLQADTIVPNPQNPQSLNRYSNVLNNPVKYRDPSGHIPCYGDAPDECSWAGYKDQPAGARRHSLRGYARFLEKQVQKNGMTALDAMTDLWGFASLYGKDAVTTSEDVSYTLVGSGGTMTLLGGFILKGQEFLGGAPLNLPNFGDTGFHLNYRDRHNQPYHFWANVNTTAQGGNLGEGIGLVANVVHEMADPSEALKPPQERGTSWEDYFLSLKGLEMGQMLHSGALTVDQAGSWMQANLSAPVEPAYDFWKSTGTGWWPSVWMQQAVDLFR from the coding sequence ATGGCGAGCTACGGGTATGACGAAGCTGGCTCTGGCGCCAGCCTGGGACGGCGCACGCGGGCCGATGCGTACCTGGCCGATGGATCCTTGAGTAACCGGGCAACCTGGGCGTATGATCTGCGCGGCCGCACGACGCGAGAGACGCGCGTGATCAATGGGAGTGGCGGAGGCACTTTTATCACCGAGTGGGGGTATGACGCCGCCGATCGCCAGCGGTGGCTGAAATACCCCGGCACACCCACGGTCGAGCAGGTCAACACGGATTACACCGCGCGTGGCCTGGTCAACCGGGTGTTTGCCAGCGGAACCGATTACGTGCAAGATACCACGTATGATGAAGCAGGGCGAGTGATTCAGCGTCGCCTGGGAAGCCTACCGATCCTGGAAACGAGTTTCTGGTACTACGGCTGGGCCGATGTGAATGGGCGTGGGCGCGTAGGGAGCATTGACACCCGCAAATTGAGTGTACCAATGGGTGAGATTCAATCGTTGCATTACTGGTACGATGTCGTCGGCAACGTCAGCCGCATGAGCTACCAGACGCCAGACCCCGAGGCGCCCATTGGGCGTGGCTATCAGTACGACGCTCTGAACCGTCTGACGCGCGTGAATCTGATGAGTCCTGGCACACCTTATCTCCTTGAATCATATGCGTATGCAGAGTCAGGGAACCTGGTTGCCCGCTATCCGGAGGGTGCGCCGGGATACGATTACGGCTATGGCGCACAAGCGGCCGATTGCCCTGAGGGTGCATTGGCCAAAGCGCATGCCGTGGTAGCAGCCGTGACGCTGACCTACGGGCCGACCACCTACTGTTACGACCAGAATGGCAATCTGCGTCGGCAGATAATCGGGGGCGAAAAGGTCTTCTGGTTCGACTACGATGCGGAGAATCACCTGACGGAGATCAGCGGGGATGATGCGGCAACCTTCGTGTACGATGCCGATGGGCAACGGGTGAAGGCAAGCTTTGGCAGCGCCCCCAACATCACCATCGTAGCGTACGCCGGCAACCACTTCGAGCAGCGAACGGTGGGCAGTGTGGTCAGCACTGTCAAAACCTACTTTGCGGGCGGCGTACGAGTGGCGATGCGCACCCAGACGGGTGCGAGCGACGTGTTGCACTGGCTCATGAGCGATGCCCTGGGCAGCACGACCACGGCCACCGGCGCCAATGGTGAGTTGGTGGCATCTACCTTCTACGAGGCTTGGGGTGAGAGTATCCCCGTGGTCGGCGACCTGCCCACCGCGCGACGCTTCACCGGGCAGACGCACGATCCGGTCATCGCCGGCATCTACTACTACGGCGCACGCTATTACGACCCGGCGCTGGGGCGATTTTTGCAGGCCGACACCATCGTCCCCAATCCCCAAAATCCACAAAGTCTTAACAGATACAGCAATGTGCTGAATAACCCTGTCAAATACCGTGATCCCAGCGGCCACATACCATGTTACGGTGATGCGCCGGATGAATGTAGTTGGGCTGGCTACAAAGACCAACCGGCCGGCGCGCGGCGGCACTCGTTGCGTGGGTATGCGCGCTTCTTGGAAAAACAGGTGCAGAAGAATGGGATGACGGCTCTCGACGCCATGACTGATTTGTGGGGGTTCGCGAGCTTGTATGGCAAAGATGCTGTCACGACCTCAGAAGATGTCAGCTACACCCTGGTCGGAAGCGGCGGCACGATGACGCTGCTGGGCGGGTTCATTCTGAAAGGTCAGGAATTCCTGGGTGGCGCACCATTGAACCTGCCGAACTTCGGGGATACTGGCTTCCATCTCAATTATCGAGATCGGCACAATCAACCCTATCACTTCTGGGCGAACGTCAACACGACTGCGCAGGGCGGCAACCTGGGTGAAGGCATCGGGCTTGTCGCCAACGTCGTGCATGAGATGGCCGATCCGTCAGAAGCACTCAAGCCACCCCAGGAGCGCGGGACCTCATGGGAAGATTACTTCCTTTCCCTGAAAGGGCTGGAGATGGGGCAGATGTTGCACTCGGGCGCACTCACCGTGGATCAGGCTGGCAGTTGGATGCAAGCCAACCTCAGCGCGCCGGTGGAACCAGCCTACGATTTCTGGAAATCTACCGGTACAGGTTGGTGGCCGTCCGTCTGGATGCAGCAAGCGGTTGATCTTTTCCGCTGA
- a CDS encoding recombinase family protein translates to MSQREGSSKVSEKHLARMAYVYIRQSTLQQVVRNPESQVNQRQMVGRAIGLGWSAERIEVIDEDQGRSGSDSASRSGFQRLVTEVSMGRVGIIIGYEVSRLARNNGDWYHLLDLAAVCDTLIADHDGVYHPRQFNDRLLLGLKGTMSEAELHILKQRLEEGRLRQVERGAYRQVLPTGLGRAADGRVEKDPDERVRGSIELVLAKFAELGSCGQVLHYLRRAELLLPRRQLHGAVRGEIVWKPPTDTAIYEIVRNPAYAGAFVYGRRRHTPGQPPAVRGRRPQEEWIAIVCDVYPAYITWAQYEANQAQLVRNGQRTGGADLRAVGATREGPGLLQGLAVCGHCGYHRQVMYKEGYHHYPCQNMRRRYGVAACPTIHGPRVDAAVTQAFFAALRPANLDVLAEVLAAQRTEQEQLTAQWAAQVKQAEYEAQRAQRQYSQVEPENRLVAGELERRWEEKLRQLRNVEETAQRWRERNSAPQKITPELREQFAHLSAHLPAVWEGCTPAQRKTLLRSLVERVILRRDIADRVHVRIVWLSGHYTDLEVQTPVGVQTTVNGYAAMVERVGALHAQGLDDTQIAAQLSREGFHSARRSDVAEDAVTTIRHAYRWLDRTGPRPVVREGYHTVPALAQRLGVRPQWVYRRLHTGQIEAEYVTRDPQTQQYWIQDDPALISRLQIQA, encoded by the coding sequence ATGAGCCAGCGTGAAGGGTCCAGCAAAGTGAGCGAGAAGCACTTGGCGCGGATGGCTTACGTCTATATTCGGCAATCCACGCTCCAGCAAGTGGTACGCAACCCGGAGAGCCAGGTCAACCAACGGCAGATGGTGGGGCGGGCGATTGGGTTGGGGTGGTCGGCGGAGCGCATCGAGGTGATAGACGAAGATCAAGGGCGCTCAGGCAGCGACAGCGCAAGTCGGAGCGGATTCCAGCGACTGGTGACGGAAGTCAGCATGGGGCGGGTCGGCATCATCATCGGCTACGAAGTATCGCGCCTTGCGCGGAACAACGGAGACTGGTATCATTTGCTTGACTTGGCGGCTGTATGCGACACGCTGATTGCCGACCACGACGGCGTCTACCATCCGCGGCAATTCAACGACCGGCTCTTGTTGGGACTGAAGGGGACAATGAGTGAGGCAGAACTCCACATTCTGAAGCAACGATTGGAAGAGGGACGGCTGCGGCAAGTGGAACGGGGAGCATACCGCCAGGTGTTGCCGACGGGACTGGGACGGGCCGCCGACGGGCGGGTGGAGAAAGACCCGGACGAGCGGGTGCGCGGGAGCATCGAGTTGGTGCTGGCAAAATTCGCCGAATTGGGGAGTTGCGGGCAGGTGTTGCACTACCTGCGGCGCGCAGAACTGCTGCTACCGCGTCGCCAGCTGCATGGAGCAGTGCGCGGAGAGATCGTGTGGAAGCCACCAACAGACACGGCGATCTACGAGATCGTGCGCAATCCGGCCTATGCAGGTGCGTTTGTGTATGGGCGAAGGCGCCACACGCCGGGGCAACCGCCAGCCGTGCGGGGGCGTCGGCCGCAAGAGGAATGGATCGCCATTGTGTGCGACGTCTACCCGGCCTACATTACGTGGGCGCAGTACGAAGCGAACCAGGCGCAGTTGGTCCGGAATGGACAGCGCACCGGCGGTGCAGATCTACGCGCGGTGGGCGCAACACGGGAAGGGCCTGGTTTGCTGCAAGGACTGGCGGTGTGCGGACACTGCGGCTACCATCGTCAAGTGATGTACAAAGAAGGTTATCACCACTACCCGTGCCAGAACATGCGGCGCCGGTACGGCGTGGCGGCCTGTCCCACGATTCACGGGCCCAGGGTGGACGCGGCGGTCACACAAGCCTTCTTTGCGGCCCTGCGCCCGGCCAACCTCGACGTACTGGCAGAGGTATTAGCGGCACAGCGCACAGAACAGGAACAGCTGACGGCGCAATGGGCCGCACAGGTCAAGCAAGCCGAGTACGAAGCGCAGCGGGCGCAGCGGCAGTACAGCCAGGTCGAGCCGGAGAACCGACTGGTGGCGGGCGAACTGGAGCGGCGCTGGGAGGAAAAGCTACGCCAGTTACGCAACGTCGAGGAAACGGCGCAGCGCTGGCGTGAACGCAACAGTGCGCCGCAGAAGATCACGCCCGAGCTGCGTGAGCAATTTGCCCACCTCTCGGCGCACCTGCCCGCAGTATGGGAAGGTTGCACACCTGCACAGCGCAAAACCCTGCTGCGCAGCCTGGTCGAGCGGGTGATCCTGAGACGAGACATAGCCGACCGGGTGCATGTGCGCATCGTGTGGCTCTCCGGCCACTACACCGACTTGGAAGTGCAGACGCCGGTCGGCGTACAAACGACCGTCAACGGCTATGCGGCGATGGTGGAACGAGTGGGCGCATTGCATGCGCAGGGCCTGGACGACACCCAGATTGCGGCGCAACTGAGTCGGGAGGGCTTCCACTCAGCGCGGCGCAGCGATGTGGCGGAGGATGCCGTGACGACGATTCGGCATGCATACAGGTGGCTCGACCGAACCGGTCCTCGACCGGTCGTGCGCGAGGGATATCATACCGTCCCCGCACTGGCGCAACGCCTGGGCGTCAGGCCCCAGTGGGTCTACCGCCGACTGCATACCGGTCAGATCGAAGCCGAATACGTGACCCGCGACCCACAGACACAGCAGTACTGGATTCAGGATGATCCAGCATTGATATCGCGCCTGCAGATCCAGGCGTGA
- a CDS encoding sulfotransferase domain-containing protein, which produces MSFTHTQTQQTPTYVTVVSGLPRSGTSMMMQMLAAGGLSAMTDAIRQADADNPRGYFEVERVKRLKDGDGAWMSEAQGKAIKIISALLEHLPSNQRYKVIFMQRTLAETLASQRKMLIHRGEDPARIDDAELTRLFQKHLQKVEAWLAGQPNIAVLYVNYNEMIAAPSPFLAQINRFLDQRLDSEQMLAAVDRTLYRNRAA; this is translated from the coding sequence ATGAGCTTCACCCACACCCAAACCCAACAAACACCAACCTATGTCACCGTCGTTTCCGGCCTGCCGCGCTCCGGCACCTCCATGATGATGCAGATGCTGGCGGCCGGCGGGCTGAGCGCGATGACCGACGCCATTCGCCAGGCCGATGCCGACAACCCACGCGGTTACTTCGAGGTGGAGCGAGTCAAGCGCCTGAAGGATGGCGACGGCGCCTGGATGAGCGAGGCGCAGGGCAAGGCGATCAAGATCATTTCGGCCCTGCTGGAGCATCTGCCGTCCAACCAGCGCTACAAGGTCATCTTCATGCAGCGCACCCTGGCCGAGACGCTGGCCTCACAGCGCAAGATGCTCATCCATCGCGGGGAAGACCCGGCCCGCATTGATGACGCGGAGTTGACGCGCCTTTTCCAAAAGCATCTGCAGAAAGTCGAGGCCTGGCTGGCCGGCCAGCCCAACATCGCGGTGCTCTATGTGAACTACAACGAGATGATCGCCGCGCCGTCACCCTTCCTTGCGCAGATCAACCGCTTCCTCGACCAACGCCTGGATAGTGAACAGATGCTGGCGGCCGTTGATCGAACCCTGTATCGCAATCGCGCCGCCTGA
- a CDS encoding thioredoxin domain-containing protein, whose translation MKRFYESTRRVPGWLLVTGALLLLLGACTQTSPQNPGADQATAAPVAAATGGQPQPAAAATPTNVPAVKSVGDPAAVTEGQTAEGDWFRGDPNAPVTLVEFSDYQCPFCSRHVSQTAPLIEDQYVKKGLVKHVFKDFPLNSIHPQAAKAAEAAQCAGAQQQFWAMHDKLFALQQAWSGKTEAPEIFKEYAVDLGLDSAAFNECLDSGQFAAEVAKDLQEGAQSGVTGTPAFFINAWFVSGAQSFEVFQQTISKAQSGQLPAPTPTPLPQGVDPFAPDPAHPGLTYSGYHYRGNSAAPILIIEFSDFQCPYCLQHYQQAEPEIDTNWVDKDLVRMVFVHFPLPIHPQAPKAAEASECAATQGKFWEMHDVLFSKQALWSGKSNATEIFKTYAQDLGLDAGKFNECLDSGQMEAKVQDGLDLGQQAQVRGTPNFFLIKDGQGTRIPGALPYEQFDQALTEILTGAQQGPQTAPTVTQ comes from the coding sequence ATGAAACGATTTTATGAATCCACAAGGCGTGTACCGGGGTGGCTGCTGGTGACCGGCGCGCTGCTCCTGCTGCTCGGCGCGTGTACGCAGACAAGCCCCCAAAACCCTGGTGCGGACCAGGCCACGGCCGCGCCGGTCGCGGCGGCGACAGGCGGCCAGCCTCAACCGGCGGCGGCCGCCACACCCACTAACGTGCCGGCCGTCAAATCGGTCGGCGATCCGGCCGCGGTAACCGAAGGCCAGACCGCCGAGGGCGATTGGTTCCGCGGCGATCCCAACGCGCCGGTGACGCTGGTCGAATTTTCCGATTACCAGTGCCCGTTCTGCTCGCGCCATGTCTCGCAGACCGCGCCGCTCATCGAAGATCAGTACGTCAAAAAGGGGCTGGTCAAGCATGTGTTCAAGGATTTCCCGCTGAACAGCATTCACCCACAGGCGGCCAAGGCGGCCGAAGCGGCGCAGTGCGCGGGCGCGCAGCAGCAGTTCTGGGCCATGCACGACAAGCTGTTTGCCTTGCAGCAGGCCTGGTCGGGCAAGACCGAAGCGCCGGAGATCTTCAAGGAATACGCGGTTGATCTTGGCCTCGACAGCGCCGCGTTCAATGAATGCCTTGATTCGGGCCAGTTCGCGGCCGAGGTCGCCAAAGACCTGCAGGAAGGCGCGCAGAGCGGCGTCACCGGCACGCCGGCCTTCTTCATCAACGCCTGGTTTGTCTCCGGCGCGCAGTCGTTCGAGGTCTTTCAGCAGACCATTAGCAAGGCGCAGTCTGGTCAACTGCCCGCACCCACGCCGACGCCGCTCCCGCAGGGTGTTGACCCCTTTGCCCCTGACCCGGCACACCCTGGCCTGACCTACAGCGGCTATCATTACCGGGGTAACAGCGCAGCACCGATTCTCATCATCGAGTTCTCGGACTTTCAGTGCCCCTACTGCCTGCAGCACTACCAGCAAGCGGAACCCGAGATTGACACGAACTGGGTAGATAAGGATCTGGTGCGCATGGTGTTCGTGCATTTCCCGCTGCCCATCCATCCCCAGGCGCCCAAGGCGGCCGAGGCTTCGGAGTGCGCCGCGACCCAGGGCAAATTCTGGGAGATGCACGATGTGCTGTTTAGCAAACAGGCGCTGTGGTCCGGCAAGAGCAACGCGACGGAGATCTTCAAGACCTACGCGCAGGACCTGGGCCTTGACGCCGGCAAGTTCAACGAGTGCCTCGATTCAGGCCAGATGGAAGCGAAGGTGCAGGATGGCCTGGACTTGGGGCAGCAGGCGCAGGTGCGTGGCACGCCCAACTTCTTCCTCATCAAGGACGGGCAGGGAACCCGCATCCCGGGCGCGCTGCCCTACGAGCAGTTCGACCAGGCCCTGACCGAGATTCTAACCGGTGCTCAGCAAGGCCCGCAGACGGCGCCCACAGTCACACAGTGA
- a CDS encoding family 10 glycosylhydrolase — MTDAANQDYPDLYAMTPPPHVDLPATRETAAAGTRPMAPMARGIGLGLEEGRALWVSRFDFRSADDMRRVIDKAAAANFNQIWLQVRPAATAFYRSALEPWDERLTGRLGGVPDWDPLALTIQVAHQAGLEVHTWLNVYPAWQGTELPPSDVTPTPMITQFTNLYGDQWKQWGRETGAMGLSDSYLYGSPGHWAVAERVLQVCRDLLLHYYLDGLHLDHVRYSSSLFSWDPVTQARYAADRALEPELTHPEWQRRQVTALVSAIHRLIRELKPGLALSAAVWPVYRRKAAWTWYPNTDGYTSYCQDSIGWLRQGVIDTIAPMLYGSILGPAANTPYFEQVVQAYAVETEGLSVYAGISAERIDAAEICRRIDIARTAGLPGQAIFRAALLDPINAWEALRQGPYQSATFVPRPQSAEVAL; from the coding sequence TTGACAGACGCAGCCAATCAGGATTATCCGGATCTCTATGCGATGACGCCGCCGCCGCACGTTGATCTGCCGGCTACACGTGAGACGGCGGCCGCCGGCACGCGACCGATGGCGCCCATGGCGCGCGGGATCGGCCTCGGCCTGGAAGAGGGGCGGGCGCTGTGGGTCTCACGCTTCGATTTTCGCAGCGCCGATGACATGCGCCGGGTGATTGACAAGGCCGCTGCGGCCAATTTCAACCAAATTTGGCTGCAGGTGCGTCCGGCGGCCACCGCCTTCTATCGCTCGGCCCTGGAGCCGTGGGACGAACGATTGACCGGCCGCCTGGGCGGCGTGCCTGATTGGGACCCATTGGCGCTGACGATCCAGGTTGCGCACCAGGCCGGGCTTGAGGTACACACCTGGCTCAATGTCTATCCCGCCTGGCAGGGCACAGAACTGCCGCCGTCTGATGTCACTCCAACGCCCATGATCACACAGTTCACTAATCTGTATGGCGACCAGTGGAAACAATGGGGCCGCGAGACCGGCGCCATGGGGCTGAGTGATAGCTATCTCTACGGCAGCCCTGGGCATTGGGCGGTGGCCGAGCGGGTGCTGCAGGTGTGTCGGGACCTTCTGCTACACTACTACCTGGACGGACTGCACCTGGATCATGTGCGTTACTCTTCCTCGCTCTTTTCGTGGGACCCGGTGACGCAGGCGCGCTACGCGGCCGACCGCGCCCTGGAGCCAGAGCTGACTCATCCCGAATGGCAGCGCCGCCAGGTAACGGCCCTGGTGTCCGCCATTCATCGCCTGATACGTGAACTGAAGCCTGGCTTGGCGCTGAGCGCGGCGGTCTGGCCGGTCTATCGGCGCAAGGCCGCCTGGACCTGGTATCCCAACACCGACGGCTATACTTCCTACTGCCAGGATTCGATTGGTTGGTTGCGCCAGGGGGTGATTGACACGATTGCGCCCATGCTCTACGGCTCTATTCTTGGCCCGGCGGCCAACACGCCCTATTTCGAGCAGGTGGTGCAGGCCTACGCGGTCGAGACGGAGGGGTTATCGGTCTATGCCGGCATTAGCGCTGAACGCATTGATGCGGCCGAAATCTGCCGTCGCATTGACATCGCGCGCACGGCCGGCCTGCCCGGTCAGGCCATCTTCCGCGCCGCGCTGCTCGACCCGATCAACGCCTGGGAGGCACTGCGCCAGGGGCCGTATCAAAGCGCGACCTTTGTGCCGCGGCCGCAATCGGCTGAGGTTGCGCTGTAG
- the glnA gene encoding type I glutamate--ammonia ligase codes for MAIDQAQAERVTEIMATQRVRFINLQFSDIVGIVKQVTIPASQWNVAVDHGIWFDGSSIEGFARVAESDMYLVPDLGTFAVIPWESDHLATARVICDVYMPNGSPFTGDPRYVLKRAMADAAALGFVYNTGPELEFFLFKPRTNGALSTIPHDEAGYFDVSTDLAHNVRRQMVEALETLGIEVEATHHEVAVGQHEVDFRYDHALRTADNVITLRTTLKAIAQRNGLYCTFMPKPITGINGSGMHTHQSLSDVKTGKNLFAAPSSQYGLSELALRFIAGQLEHARGMSAIIAPLVNSYKRLVPGFEAPTYITWARINRSALIRVPRINAERTASTRIELRCPDPAANPYLAFAVMLTAGLDGIQRKLKPPEPAEENLYHMDVARRSLPAMPRSLGEALEELKRDEVIQVALGAHLFERYIEAKTSEWDDYRRTVSQWEVDRYLPIY; via the coding sequence ATGGCGATTGATCAGGCCCAGGCTGAACGGGTCACCGAAATCATGGCGACACAGCGGGTGCGTTTCATCAACCTACAGTTCAGTGACATTGTGGGCATTGTCAAACAGGTCACGATCCCGGCTTCGCAGTGGAACGTCGCTGTGGATCATGGCATCTGGTTCGACGGCTCTTCGATCGAGGGCTTTGCCCGCGTGGCCGAGAGCGACATGTACCTGGTGCCAGACCTGGGCACTTTTGCCGTCATCCCCTGGGAGAGCGACCATCTGGCTACGGCCCGCGTCATCTGCGATGTCTACATGCCCAACGGCTCACCGTTCACCGGTGATCCGCGCTACGTGCTCAAGCGCGCAATGGCTGATGCGGCCGCCCTGGGCTTTGTCTACAACACCGGGCCAGAACTGGAGTTTTTCCTCTTCAAGCCCCGGACCAATGGCGCGCTGAGCACCATCCCGCATGACGAGGCTGGCTACTTCGATGTCAGCACCGACCTGGCCCACAATGTGCGGCGCCAGATGGTAGAAGCGCTGGAGACGTTGGGTATCGAGGTGGAAGCGACCCATCATGAGGTGGCGGTGGGCCAGCACGAGGTTGATTTTCGCTATGACCACGCGCTGCGCACCGCCGACAATGTCATCACCCTGCGCACCACGCTGAAAGCCATCGCTCAGCGCAACGGCCTCTACTGCACCTTCATGCCCAAACCGATCACCGGCATCAACGGCTCCGGCATGCATACGCACCAAAGCCTGAGCGATGTCAAGACCGGCAAGAACCTTTTTGCCGCGCCCAGCAGTCAATATGGCCTCTCGGAACTGGCCCTGCGCTTTATTGCCGGCCAGTTGGAGCACGCGCGCGGCATGTCTGCCATCATTGCGCCGTTGGTCAACTCGTACAAACGCCTGGTGCCCGGCTTCGAAGCGCCGACCTACATCACCTGGGCGCGCATCAACCGTTCGGCCCTGATTCGGGTGCCGCGCATCAACGCCGAGCGCACCGCCTCCACGCGCATCGAGCTGCGCTGTCCAGATCCGGCGGCCAATCCCTACCTGGCCTTTGCCGTGATGCTCACCGCGGGCCTGGATGGCATCCAGCGCAAACTAAAGCCGCCAGAGCCGGCCGAAGAGAATCTGTATCACATGGACGTGGCGCGGCGCAGTCTGCCGGCCATGCCGCGCTCGTTGGGCGAAGCCCTGGAGGAGTTGAAGCGCGACGAGGTGATCCAGGTTGCGCTGGGCGCGCACCTGTTCGAGCGTTACATCGAAGCCAAAACCAGCGAATGGGACGACTACCGCCGCACGGTCAGTCAGTGGGAAGTGGATCGTTACTTACCGATCTACTGA